In the Scylla paramamosain isolate STU-SP2022 chromosome 14, ASM3559412v1, whole genome shotgun sequence genome, one interval contains:
- the LOC135106929 gene encoding CDP-diacylglycerol--inositol 3-phosphatidyltransferase-like, which translates to MAENIFIFVPNLIGYGRIILALLSFYYMPSNHIMAASMYILSGFLDAFDGHAARALNQATKFGAMLDMLTDRCGTMCLLVTLSHFYPQYMFLFQVSMTIDISCHWLHLHTTLLAGRKSHKGEDSNTNPILRIYYTSKVVLFFMCAGNELFYSSLYLLHFTEGPIIAGVGLWRILSYGLLPIGVLKSVLALMQGYSAALSLGEIDVLERQESQKTK; encoded by the exons aTGGCTGAGAACATATTTATCTTCGTCCCAAACCTTATTG GTTATGGCCGTATTATCCTGGCTTTGTTGTCATTCTACTACATGCCTTCTAACCACATCATGGCTGCCTCAATGTATATTCTCTCAGGATTCTTAGATGCCTTTGATGGTCATGCTGCAAGGGCACTTAACCAAG CCACAAAGTTTGGAGCAATGTTGGACATGCTGACAGACCGCTGTGGGACTATGTGTCTCCTGGTGACCCTGAGCCACTTTTATCCTCAGTATATGTTCCTCTTCCAAGTTTCTATGACCATTGACATATCCTGTCACTGGTTGCACCTCCACAC AACTCTTCTGGCAGGTCGCAAAAGCCACAAAGGAGAGGATTCCAACACCAATCCCATCTTGCGTATCTACTACACTTCCAAGGTTGTTCTGTTCTTCATGTGTGCTGGTAATGAATTATTCTATTCATCATTGTACCTCTTACATTTTACAGAGGGACCAATTATTGCTGGTGTTGGATTGTGGCGCATATTGTCCTATGGGCTTTTGCCTATTGGGGTACTCAAGTCAGTTTTGGCACTTATGCAGGGGTACAGTGCAGCCTTAAGTCTTGGAGAGATAGATGTACTAGAACGTCAAGAAAGTCAGAAGACCAAGTAA